From Streptomyces yatensis, one genomic window encodes:
- a CDS encoding NHLP family bacteriocin export ABC transporter peptidase/permease/ATPase subunit — protein sequence MTATNQGGPPRPAPAGSSGARRPQPARGRRRAPRGGAGPRKTRRRTVRTPTVLQMEALECGAASLAMVLAHYGRHVPLEELRIACGVSRDGSRASNLLKAARSYGLRAKGMQMEPEALAEVKAPAILFWEFNHYVVYDGMGRRFGKRGVHINDPDKGRRFVPVEEFDTSFTGVVLVLEPEESFRRGGRRPGVLGALPPRMRGTTGTLLASLLASLLLVAVGAAVPALSRTFIDTFLIGGQDSTLEPLFASMAVAVVLTAVLTGVQQANLLRGRIISSTLSSARFLRHLLRLPVTFFAQRSPADLVQRLRSNDTVAETLARDLAAAAVDGIVVVLYAFLLWTYDPQLTGVGVGLALLNVVAIRVVVRLRATRTQKLRADTARLTTTSYTGLQLIETVKATGGEAGYFRRWAGQHAITLDEQQRLGVPSAVLAVVAPTLATLNSALILWIGGLRAVEGHISIGLLVAFQALVTRFTAPITRLNGVAGRIQDFSADVTRLKDVENFPVDSLYTRDEPREDTRRLTGQVTLENITFGYSPLDEPLLRDFSLSVGPGRQVALVGASGSGKSTVSRLVSGLYAPWEGVIRIDGQRLEDIPRGALAASVSFVDQDVFLFEGTVRDNVALWDPSIPDEAVVEALRDAALYDDVITRRPEGIHCRVEQDGRNFSGGQRQRLEIARALVRRPSVLVLDEVTSALDARTEQIVMDNLRRRGCACVVIAHRLSTVRDSDEILVLNRGTVVERGRHEDLAAAGGPYAELMKEH from the coding sequence CCACCGTGCTCCAGATGGAGGCCCTGGAGTGCGGTGCGGCGTCGCTCGCCATGGTGCTTGCCCACTACGGGCGCCATGTCCCGCTGGAGGAACTGCGGATCGCCTGCGGTGTCTCCCGGGACGGATCGCGCGCCAGCAATCTGCTCAAGGCCGCCCGGAGCTACGGTCTGCGCGCCAAGGGCATGCAGATGGAGCCCGAGGCCCTCGCGGAGGTGAAGGCCCCGGCGATCCTGTTCTGGGAGTTCAACCACTACGTCGTCTACGACGGGATGGGGCGGCGGTTCGGCAAACGCGGCGTCCACATCAACGACCCCGACAAGGGGCGGCGTTTCGTCCCCGTCGAGGAGTTCGACACCAGCTTCACCGGTGTGGTCCTGGTCCTCGAACCCGAGGAGTCCTTCCGCCGGGGCGGGCGCCGTCCCGGGGTGCTGGGCGCCCTGCCGCCGCGCATGCGCGGCACCACCGGCACCCTGCTGGCGTCGCTGCTGGCCAGCCTGCTGCTGGTGGCGGTGGGGGCCGCGGTCCCGGCGCTCAGCCGCACCTTCATCGACACCTTCCTGATCGGCGGCCAGGACTCGACGCTGGAGCCGCTGTTCGCGTCCATGGCCGTGGCGGTGGTGCTCACCGCCGTACTGACCGGCGTCCAGCAGGCGAATCTGCTGCGCGGACGCATCATCTCCTCCACCCTCAGCAGCGCACGGTTCCTGCGGCATCTGCTGCGGCTGCCCGTCACCTTCTTCGCCCAGCGCAGCCCGGCCGACCTGGTCCAGCGGCTGCGCTCCAACGACACCGTCGCCGAAACCCTCGCCCGCGATCTGGCCGCCGCGGCCGTCGACGGGATCGTCGTGGTGCTCTACGCCTTTCTGCTGTGGACCTACGACCCCCAACTCACCGGTGTCGGCGTCGGGTTGGCGCTGCTCAACGTGGTGGCGATACGGGTGGTGGTGCGGTTGCGGGCCACCAGGACCCAGAAGCTGCGGGCCGACACCGCGCGGCTGACCACCACCTCGTACACCGGTCTCCAGCTCATCGAGACGGTGAAGGCCACCGGCGGGGAGGCCGGCTACTTCCGCCGCTGGGCCGGACAGCACGCCATCACCCTGGACGAGCAGCAGCGCCTCGGTGTCCCGAGCGCCGTACTGGCCGTCGTCGCCCCCACCCTCGCCACGCTCAACAGCGCCCTCATCCTCTGGATCGGCGGGCTGCGGGCCGTCGAGGGCCATATCTCCATCGGTCTGCTGGTGGCCTTCCAGGCGCTGGTGACCCGCTTCACCGCGCCCATCACCCGGCTCAACGGAGTGGCCGGACGCATCCAGGACTTCTCCGCCGATGTGACCCGGCTCAAGGACGTGGAGAACTTCCCGGTGGACTCCCTCTACACCCGCGACGAGCCGCGCGAGGACACCCGCCGGCTGACCGGGCAGGTGACCCTGGAGAACATCACCTTCGGCTACAGCCCGCTGGACGAACCGCTGCTGCGCGACTTCTCGCTGTCCGTCGGCCCCGGCCGCCAGGTGGCGCTGGTCGGCGCCTCCGGCAGCGGCAAGTCCACCGTCTCCCGGCTCGTCTCCGGCCTCTACGCCCCCTGGGAGGGGGTCATCCGCATTGACGGACAGCGCCTGGAGGACATCCCCCGCGGTGCGCTGGCCGCCTCCGTCTCCTTCGTCGACCAGGACGTCTTCCTGTTCGAGGGCACGGTGCGGGACAACGTGGCGCTGTGGGACCCGTCCATCCCGGACGAGGCGGTGGTCGAAGCCCTGCGGGACGCGGCGCTCTACGACGATGTGATCACCCGGCGCCCCGAGGGGATCCACTGCCGGGTGGAGCAGGACGGCCGCAACTTCTCCGGCGGCCAGCGGCAGCGGCTGGAGATCGCCCGCGCCCTGGTGCGCCGCCCCAGCGTGCTGGTCCTGGACGAGGTCACCAGCGCCCTGGACGCGCGCACCGAGCAGATCGTCATGGACAACCTGCGCCGCCGCGGCTGTGCGTGTGTGGTGATCGCCCACCGGCTCAGCACCGTGCGGGACAGCGACGAGATCCTCGTCCTGAACCGCGGCACGGTCGTCGAACGCGGACGGCACGAGGACCTCGCCGCCGCCGGAGGCCCGTACGCCGAGCTGATGAAGGAGCACTGA